Proteins from a single region of Cytophagaceae bacterium:
- a CDS encoding aspartyl protease family protein yields MFFWLVILMILSMEVFAQKKQRNELFGFHFKGKRQVTARIPFEIYSNLIIIKVRVDESDTLNFIFDTGVSSFIITDQTIAKKLKLNVTRTVRINGAGEKDYLEGKVSLGHKIDIGEIQAIKQNMVVLNEDLLKLSEYMGITVHGIFGHDLFERFVVKIDFGSKNIWFEEPSRFKIRKSMGDVYPLIVTQSKPYLEDLQIAQNGHDFQKLRLLVDTGAGHALLLNTQDNPPIYLPDKVIRANLGRGLNGNIDGHIGRIGKFKIGNFEFSDVLASFPDSLAFSMKFGDEINNRQGSIGGEFLRRFILTFNYQKGYLIMKPLKSKYRETFEHDMSGLEVRVKGENLDKFVITFVTPGSQAYLAGLQENDEIIFINNKHAKTQTINDIYRLLSKKEGTEIEIFYRRGVALNFAYFKLKRII; encoded by the coding sequence ATGTTTTTTTGGCTTGTAATCTTAATGATTTTGAGCATGGAGGTGTTTGCCCAGAAAAAACAAAGAAATGAGCTATTTGGCTTTCATTTTAAAGGAAAAAGGCAAGTAACTGCCCGTATTCCATTTGAAATCTATTCCAATCTTATAATTATAAAAGTTCGTGTTGATGAATCAGATACACTCAATTTTATATTTGACACAGGAGTAAGCTCCTTTATTATTACAGACCAAACCATTGCCAAAAAACTAAAATTAAATGTTACACGTACCGTCAGAATAAATGGTGCAGGTGAAAAGGACTATCTGGAAGGCAAAGTCTCTCTGGGTCATAAAATAGATATTGGAGAGATACAGGCCATCAAGCAAAATATGGTTGTACTCAATGAGGATCTTCTCAAGTTATCAGAATACATGGGAATCACCGTACATGGTATATTCGGACATGACCTTTTTGAGCGGTTTGTTGTCAAAATAGATTTTGGAAGTAAGAATATTTGGTTTGAAGAACCTTCCAGATTTAAAATAAGAAAATCAATGGGCGATGTATATCCATTGATTGTAACCCAGTCCAAACCATACCTGGAGGATCTTCAAATAGCTCAAAATGGCCATGATTTTCAAAAATTGCGACTGTTAGTTGATACAGGAGCCGGTCATGCACTACTTCTTAATACACAGGATAATCCTCCCATTTACCTTCCCGATAAAGTTATACGTGCCAATTTAGGTCGTGGACTCAATGGTAACATTGACGGTCACATAGGCAGAATAGGGAAATTTAAAATCGGAAATTTTGAATTCAGTGATGTTTTGGCCTCCTTTCCTGATAGCCTGGCTTTCAGCATGAAATTTGGAGATGAAATCAATAACCGCCAGGGAAGTATCGGAGGTGAATTTTTACGACGATTTATTCTGACTTTCAATTATCAAAAGGGATACCTGATAATGAAACCTCTGAAATCAAAATATCGTGAGACTTTTGAACATGATATGAGTGGCCTTGAGGTTAGAGTTAAAGGCGAAAATCTCGATAAATTTGTTATTACTTTTGTTACGCCGGGATCACAGGCTTATTTGGCTGGCTTGCAAGAAAATGACGAGATTATTTTTATCAATAACAAGCACGCCAAAACACAGACAATCAACGATATATACCGCTTGTTGAGCAAAAAGGAAGGAACCGAAATTGAGATATTTTACCGGCGGGGTGTCGCTCTTAATTTTGCTTATTTTAAGTTAAAAAGGATAATTTAA
- the rlmN gene encoding 23S rRNA (adenine(2503)-C(2))-methyltransferase RlmN — protein sequence MKADLRKLTKQELEGWLKEKNEPKFRAKQIMEWLWQKSVTEISAMTNLSQKLREMMSEEFEIRPVTTYKSQFSSDGTIKSGFKLYDKNLVEGVLIPTDTRMTACISSQVGCSLTCKFCATGYMKRERNLDAAEIYDQVILIKNQAQEHFNAPLTNIVYMGMGEPLLNYEAMIQSVNYITSPDGLNWSPKRITVSTAGIAKMIKKLGDDEVKFNLALSLHAANDEKRNQIMPINESNSLKNLAEALNYFYKKTGNIITFEYIVFNGFNDSLDDANDLLKFWKKVPAKVNIIEYNPISEADFKNAEKDKIEEFAAFLEKNRVNVHIRRSRGKDIDAACGQLAIKET from the coding sequence ATGAAAGCAGATTTAAGAAAGTTAACAAAACAGGAACTGGAAGGATGGCTTAAAGAAAAAAACGAGCCCAAATTCAGAGCCAAACAAATCATGGAATGGCTATGGCAAAAATCTGTAACTGAGATCTCTGCCATGACCAATCTTTCTCAAAAACTGAGAGAAATGATGTCTGAGGAATTTGAAATAAGGCCGGTTACTACTTATAAATCACAGTTTTCCAGCGACGGAACCATAAAGTCAGGATTTAAACTATATGACAAAAATTTGGTTGAAGGTGTTTTGATTCCTACCGATACCCGTATGACCGCTTGTATATCTTCACAGGTGGGTTGCTCGCTTACCTGTAAATTTTGTGCAACCGGATATATGAAAAGAGAACGGAATCTTGATGCTGCCGAAATCTATGATCAGGTGATTTTGATAAAAAATCAGGCTCAGGAACATTTTAATGCACCTTTGACAAATATTGTATATATGGGAATGGGTGAACCATTACTCAATTATGAGGCAATGATTCAGTCGGTCAATTATATTACATCACCAGATGGGCTCAACTGGTCTCCGAAACGCATCACCGTCTCCACCGCCGGCATTGCCAAAATGATCAAAAAACTTGGAGATGACGAAGTGAAATTTAATCTAGCTCTATCGCTTCATGCAGCTAATGACGAAAAGCGTAACCAGATTATGCCCATCAATGAATCAAACTCGCTAAAAAACCTTGCCGAAGCTTTAAATTATTTTTATAAAAAAACAGGAAACATTATTACTTTCGAATACATCGTATTTAACGGTTTCAATGATAGCCTTGATGATGCCAATGATTTGTTGAAATTTTGGAAAAAAGTACCCGCAAAGGTCAATATAATAGAGTACAACCCTATTTCAGAGGCCGACTTTAAAAACGCTGAAAAAGACAAAATTGAAGAATTTGCGGCCTTTTTGGAGAAAAACAGAGTAAATGTTCACATACGCAGGAGTCGCGGAAAAGACATTGATGCAGCATGCGGGCAGTTGGCAATTAAAGAAACTTAA
- a CDS encoding DUF3575 domain-containing protein gives MLRKILFLSLITFSIAEAQSEYKNSIKFNTLGPLSQLYSAQYELALGNHLAFANTFFYRPKKLIPIGETVDNLAKKHGLGITGIKFENIFMDEAKLGIKGYSPEMRFYFGKKKNRVFASVIGQYEDFDMTVPANLAVKYKGITADLKVPVDFTFKTYSAGILIGKQFNWRRLGIDLVVIGPHFGKAKDFYAVASNAALAQLNDEEKQYILDKIKERFGLSDTYFSRSLIDDKAEIKSIKPIPYLGIRGLGLNLFYRF, from the coding sequence ATGCTACGTAAAATCCTTTTTTTATCTTTGATAACTTTCAGTATTGCAGAGGCTCAATCTGAATATAAAAATTCGATTAAATTCAATACTTTAGGGCCATTGTCACAATTATATTCGGCCCAATATGAGTTAGCATTAGGCAATCACCTGGCTTTTGCCAATACTTTTTTTTACCGACCCAAAAAGTTAATTCCAATAGGTGAAACTGTCGATAATCTCGCCAAAAAACATGGTTTGGGAATCACAGGCATCAAGTTTGAAAATATATTCATGGACGAAGCCAAGCTGGGTATCAAAGGATATTCGCCTGAAATGAGATTTTATTTTGGAAAAAAGAAAAACAGGGTCTTTGCTTCGGTAATTGGTCAATATGAAGATTTTGATATGACTGTTCCGGCAAATTTAGCCGTAAAATATAAAGGGATTACCGCCGACCTCAAGGTGCCTGTTGACTTTACTTTCAAAACCTATTCTGCGGGTATTTTGATTGGGAAACAATTTAACTGGCGTCGTTTGGGGATTGACCTGGTGGTAATTGGACCACATTTTGGAAAAGCAAAAGACTTTTATGCCGTTGCAAGTAATGCTGCCCTGGCTCAACTCAATGATGAAGAAAAACAATATATTCTGGACAAAATAAAGGAACGATTCGGGCTATCTGATACCTATTTTTCCAGATCATTAATTGATGACAAAGCAGAAATAAAATCAATAAAACCAATACCTTATTTGGGGATAAGAGGCCTGGGATTAAATTTATTTTATAGATTTTAA